The segment AAGTGACGACTCTGACATAGAGTTCCTTGGCAAAAAGCTGCCGAAGGCACCGAAAGAGGGCGTGGGTAAATCTCGAAAGTCTAGCTATATCCAGTTGACGTTGCCACAGATGATGGGTAGTCACGCCGTCAACAGCTTTCAACCACTCGCTGACCAACCACCGCTTCCTCCGGGACCGCCACCatcaggacctttgacagGAGGCCAATCTAGTAGACATCCCCCTCCACCTGGAGCTCGCGGGTATCACTCCCAACCGACAgcccctcccccttctcTCCCATCCAAGCCTCCCCCTTCAACGCGAGGCTATCACAGCGTGCCGCCACCTCCTCTTCTACCGCCAACCAACGCGAATAGGTCCAGAGGTGGACATGGCGACCaaggcgggcgaggcggcggcggcggcggtgctggaaGAGGGGGACGAGGTAGAGGCAGACCCAGAGGCAGACCCAGAGGCAGAGGGCGATAGAGCATGCGATGCAAGATGTGAGGAATGCATTTCAGGTGTGGTGCATGCGGGAGGTAGCCGGTTGATTTGCATTTTCGCATGGATGACAAGGGTCGGTGGACTTGGTTTATGCAGAGAAAGAGAAATTCAGATACCCAATGATGCAGTGTCACAAGCGATGAGGGTAGTAATGCTAAAAGTGCGACTTTTGCGCTTGGGATGTGATTGGCATTTGTATGGTCGCAGCCGAGACGACTCAGAGCCACAGCATGACCAACTTGCAGGGACCGATGCGAAACTTTTCTTCAAATTGTGGGTGTGAGGACCAAGATGCCGTGTTTTGAGAGACGGGATGAACTTTGTGTGTCATGGCACCGATGAGCATAAAGGTCAGTGTTGGCGCACAATCCAATTGACTGGTCTGAAGCATCGTTCCGTTTCAACGCGTGCAAAACGTCGCCAACGCCACAAGCTGCGGTTGGACAACGACTTGATGAAAGCGCGCATAACAGTGTGCGATAGGGTGAGAGGGTGACGTGATGAAATCGTTGGGATTTACACGAGCAGGGAATACTCAAGCCGAGCACTATGACGGCGGGATACGCCACAGCTTTGGCTTTCAAGTTGTGCGTTGGTGATGGCTTGAATTTAGATTGATGCGTCCTGCCATCATGGGCATCATCCGCTGCGGCCAAACAAACGACCACATGGGAGACCTGATTAAGATTAAGCTCTAGGTTATCGTTTCCAAATGGTGCCGGACCAGACGATTCTCGGAAACGTCGTCCAAACCACGCATGAGCAGCCACAGCGGCGTCACCCGCGTCACCCGCGTCAACCATTTTCGTGGCGCGCGTATCTCGCGTCCCCGCAAGTCCATATGATTGGCCACAGCTGCCATCTCGCAACGTCGACCGCACAAACGCTCCAACGGCTCTCCTCCGCGCAAAGGCCGCTATCAGATCGGCGCTGCATACGACACCCATGCCCGCATCGTGGGAGGCCATCCCACTGGTCCATCACAGGTCGTTCTGCACCCCATGTGGAATCCAGAGACCGGCGTGGCCAACCGTGGCCATCGGCACGTCTTCCCATCGCGGTCGCGACGCCAGAAAACACCCGGactgcatgcatgcatacCGCTGGATCCCTCAGGACCACTCGATTCTTGTGCTTTGCTGCGGCGCCGAGACGGGGATAGAAGATGGATACGTACCTGTTTGGTGGGGGGAGGCGACGGGAAAACCAAGAAGTGGGATCGGGAGAATGAAAGAAAAGGGTGATGCAGATGCGGGATATATACGGGCCTCCGCCTTTCATGGCCCGGATTCAAATTAATTTGGCTGTTTCCATATTGATGCCTGTGCCTGGATAGGTGTCcattttttacctttttcAGATTTCAAGTTGAGGTATTGTCAGGGTTGAATCTTTATACCGGTTCACGACTTACACCGCAACTCTTGGGCAGCGATATTATCTGATCGACGTGGCTATTTTCATCACAACTTTTGATTTTGAGAAGCTCAATCTTGGGTGTCACTGGGCTATCAGCTACATCAATTGCTATACCAACCATCAAAATTCCACCACACACGGTTGCATCGTCACCCCGAACCACCTCACCTCACTTACACTGTCCGCCACACAATGAAAGAGAAATGTCGTCCGCAGAGCAactcctcatcatcctcttaAGAAATGACCGCATCAAGGACCGTCTATTCTCGCACCTCTCCACCTCTGACATTGCCTCCGTCCGCCGGCTCTCGTCGGCATGCTGCAACCTCGTCACGAGACACCTCTTCACCCGCATCACCGTCACCTTCACGCCCGCCACCTTCACTAAACCCACCCGCGTGGCGGCTCTCAACCGCATCGGCCACCACGTCGAGCACCTGACGTTCCAGATGCCTCACTCCGAAGCGACCTTCCTCCCGCCCCTCGTGCATCCGCTCACCGGGCAGGAGATATGCTTCCTGTACACGCCCCATACGAGCATGAGCTCCGCGCTCACTCGCCGCAAGTATGCCAACACAGAGCTGGGCGACATCCTGACGCAGCAGTATCCGCCGCTCTTCCACGCCGCCACAAACGTGCCCAGCTTCATCCATGCGCTTCACTCGCTCCCAAACATGAGGCACCTGACCGTCCGCTGCCCCGGGCAGGACCCCAGAGAGAGGTACAGGAGGGACATTGTCGACTATGCGCTCATCAGCCTCCGAATCGCCGTGGAGAGAGCGCCGCTCGACAAACTCAACAAGCTGAGTCTCTCGTCGCTGCACCCCTCGGCGTTCAACTACCTCCGGCACACGCAGGGGTTCGGCTCTGTGCCCTCGGCGGGAAAACGCTGGAAGCAAGTCAAGAAGCTCAACATCTCTGTGGAAGCATGGGACTTTCACGGCCCTTCCCCAGGGCTGGACCACCTGAAAATCCTCGACGACTACGTGCGCTTCTTTGCGCCGTCCCTCGACAAGTTCAGTTTTACGTGGATCGGGGCAAAGGGTCCTTGTCCCGTGGCTCTGTCCTCCGATTCGCTCTTTGCGCCGCCCAGGTCGTCCAAGAAGCTCTTCCACGAAGTCACGTCGCCCATGTCGCCGCTGCCCGTCCGCCCGCCCCGGGAACCCATTCACTTCCCCAAGCTGCGCCACCTGCAGATTCGGAATGCCGCCATGAATGCGCCCCAGCTGAGCGACCTGATCAAGTCGCATAGCTCTACCGTCAAGGAATTCGACTTTGAGAACGTCGTGCTCACGAACAATGGGAACTGGGAGGATGCCCTCGCGCCGCTCAGCAGAGACGACTCCTGGACGAGGAGTAGCATGGCGGCCGCGTCCGACTACAGCCTCGTGACGTGCGAgagcgacgaggagctgcCCAGTCCAAGTGCGGCGGCCGAAGCAGCCAGCAGGGAGCTGTTGGATCTGGACCTGGGCGCATCGGGATTCAGCGACGAGGAGAGGACCGTCGTCGAAGGGCCGTCGGAGGAGAcgtctgctgctgcttctgccgCGCGGTCTGAAGAGAGTGTCGGCTTCACGACCAAGTTGCGCAAGAAGAGGAccaagaggaggaggagaagacacGATGAGCACGGCCCTGATTcgaggccgtcgtcctcgcaCCGCCATGACAGGAAGCCGCCCAAGCCAAAGCCCAAGCCTCCCCTGGAGTCGGACAGGCACAACAGGCCCGTCACGCCCCCTTCGCCGAAACATGTCATCACCGCGCCTATCCTTGCGGCGGGCCCGCACCCAGTCATCCTCCAGCCGGCCGTCTACGACCCGTCCTGCTCCCAGGACGACGGTATCTCCGCTGTCCAGCGCAACattgagcaagaagaagcgcaCAGACTCCTCGCCGAAGACGCAGCAGCGAGGGTCAGCGCTCTtcagaaggccaaggaggctgtTCTCTCGAAGCTGAGCAGGGAGTTTTCCGCCAAGAGGAGTAAAGCGGCTGATGCGGTGGCGGCGTGTAGGTTGATGGCGAGTAGGGAGTGGGCGAACGACATGTACACGACGAACGTGGTTGTTGAGGATCGGGGCCGCATGGAGAGTCGGAGCGCGttggtgccgttgatgtTTAGTCGTTCATGAGAGTCATGTTGGGAACGAATAGCAATGACGTATGggctctctctttttttctctttaaCGATTTGTAATGAAGTCTGATGACAGTCAtgaccttcttctttttgtatTGATTATCTTTtaccttcttttcttcttcttaccTGTCTCTATCAATAGCACATTGATGTAAACCACTTCCCTGCCCAGACTTGATAAGCGCACGGCTGCATCAACGTACATATTAGCCCTTTGTTCCTGCGTGTTGTACCCGCCTCACATACCCCATCACATCAGGACGATTGGAACTCGTATATCTTCATTCTGGAAAAGAAACAGCTTGTATGTAGTAATGTCGACCAGTCCTTCCATGCAGATTCACAAAGCGCCAGTAATTACAAACAAACGGTCCACCATCAAAACTCAGGCATCACCCGCTCTCCTTGACAACCGTCTCCAGAGCCTTGATATAATCCTTGACCTCCTTGGCCCCCGTCAGCGTGATGTCCCTCCTCTTGCCCTCCACCGCCACGACCGGCACCGCATCAGCGTCCATCGTGACCTCCCTCAACCGCGCTCTCACTTCCCTCAGCCCCAGCTCCTTGTCTTCCACTAGCTCCCTTGCCTCGTCCTCCCCTACCCCGGCCTCCACGCACGCTTCCACCAGAGTCTCGTCCCCGGACGGATGCTTCGCCTGCTCAAAGTACCGCCTGTACAGCCCTTCTACCAGACGGCTGGCCGCGTCGGCTCCCCTGTCCCGCTGAACCTGCTGAATCACCCGGTGGGCGTGGAGGGTGTTGCCCATTTTGCCGGCGAAGTTGAGCTTCACGCCGTGCGGCTCCAGGAGGGACGTCATGTGGGACTGGTACGCTTGCTGGGCGGCTTCATTGTCAAAGTGCTTTTCGTGGAGGTACCATTCCTGCTTGTCGGCGGTGTCGGGGAAGTCCGGGAAGAGCTGGAACGGCTCGAAGTGGAGGGTGAATGTTACCGGGGGTGAGGTTGCCCGGACTTGGGCGAGGGCTTCTTCCAGTCTGCCGGCGTCTTTAGTGGGTGGGCGAAGTGAGTTGACGGGCGAGGATGTACAGACCTCTTCTTTGCCAGGTACGTCCTGAGAGAGTTGGCTCTTGTTCTGGGATCTCGGGGGGGAGGTTGCTCGATCTGAGTGTTTTGAGGGCGATGCGATGATGGGGGTGAGATGCTTACCACGGGCAAATGGTATCGAGGGTGAATGATACTTGCGATTCATACATGGTTTCAGCTACAGATACGATAGGGGAGGCGTGCGGGCTCAATTATAATCTGCTCTGGAGGGCAAAGCGTCTGATGAGAGGAGCAAGAGACAGTCGTCGATTTGAAGGAATTGGTTGCAAGTTTGATGAATAATCGACCGTCACGGCAGGAAACAGTCGATGCGGGGTGAGAGGGAGCCACAACGCCTCTCCGTCTATCCGACCCAGATGCGAAAATTGGATTCCTTGAAATTGATCGCCTCGTGAGGGTATCTTCATCCTAAACGCAAAAACACCCAATAGATACACTGTTCAATCAAACGTCATCTTGGTACCCGTATGCTTCACCACCGCGCCCGTCAGTCTGGCAACTTGGATATCAGCAGCCTCTTTGAGTGGCTTAGCCGCCTTCTCTGGGGCCTCAGTCTTGGCACCCGAGTTATCGCTCGCCGCTTCATCTCTCGACTTGAATCCATTTCGTCCTTGTGAGGGCCTGCCCTTTCGCTCACCCCCGTTCGCTTGCCTCTGGGCGTCCTTGCCAAAACGCTTCTTGTACCGAGACTGGTCATCTtcggccagctccagcttGAGTTCTCGACCCAGCATACGGTTCACCCACCATTTCCTCGTCTTGAATTGCTTCTGCTGGTCTTGTTTCCTGTCCTctgcgtcgtcgccatcgttgAAGTCGTCCTCCGTCTCAACCGCCTCCTTCACCTTGACAAATCCTTTGACAGCCCACGCGGCCGCTTCGGGTTGCTTGAACTTGACCCATCCGTAGCCCTTGCATTTGCCCGTGTCTTCAAACGTAGCCACCTTGACCCAATCAATCTCTCCGCACTTCTCAAAGTTCCGCCACACATCCTCCTCTGTTGTCTTGAAGCTCATGTTTCCCACAAAGATTTTCCGGCTGGCATTGGGGtcggcttcttccttttgCTCGGCACCGTGCTTGATCTTGCCGTCTGGCCCGGTCTCCACCGCCTCGGGTTCCTTCTCCTTTGCAGGTCGTCCTTCAAATGACTTGGAATCTTTGATCAGAAGCTTGCGGTGTCCGAGTTCCGTCTCTGATATCGCAATGGCAGCAACCTTGCCAGCAATGTCTGTGAAATCAACATAGGCAAAGCCCTTGTTGGCGGGCTTTTGGCTCTTATCTCGACCAGGGTCTTTTGACGTAGGAATCTTTATTCTCGTGATTGAATCATCAGTAATGACTCCACCGGAGTTGTCCACAAGCCACTGCCTTAACTCTGCCGCTGTGATGGTGAAGGGCAAGTTGCCAACCCAGATGCCGTGTTCTGACCTagccttttccttcttgtcaCGTtgctcgccatcgccatctgcctTTGCTTTTTCGTCGCTGCTGTCATTCTTTGCGGGGAGGGGCTTGCCCTTTTTCAGAGCACGGCGAGCCCGTTTTGATGGTGGTTCGGGAAGTGTAAGGTCGACCTCGATCTGGTCAATGGCAGACTTGCGCTTGGTGGACGTGACTCCTTCCCCATCCTGGGGGATGGCCTCTTCTTTAACACTTTCCATTGGTAAAATCCAGAGTCGCGTAAATACTTGTAATCTGAATAATGCAATAAGACTGCTTTGGCAGATCTCTCGTCTACAGGTCAATGACAATCTGTAGAATACTCGGTGGCCAGGCAAAACGACAAGCAGCCAGAAATTTTTCCCTTGGTGCAGCAAGGCGATAACGATAAGCTACCAGCAGGGGTAGTTGGACCATTGTGGGAGGGGTCCGAGAGTGGGGTCCAAGAGTGGGGTCCTTTTCGCTGCAGTCAGATGAATTCATCAGGCAGAAGTAGAAGCCCAAAATGAGTTCTCAAGGAAACTACCATGGAACGGATGAAAAGGCATCCTATCGGTTCACGCAAGACACCAAATTCGTGAAGCGAATTACTCGGAGcgtatccctttgaatgtgcgcaggtccaattggGGTAGCGGACCAGGGTTCTAGCCAATgataaatactaataaaaaaagatatataAACTTACTAggaaattatataagaaatCAGGTACCTTATATCTtttaagatataaataaatataaaatattaccAGCTGTTTACCCGTATCAGAAAGTATCTTCAAATATCATACCAAAGTGGGTCGaatacatcaattggacctccgcacattcaaagggatagAGTAGGGTCAACGTATTCGGACACCAAGGGCGTGCGGCTGATGCGGGTGTGTCATGTACTCGCCTGAAGCAGCAAGGTTCTCACATCTCGGCGTCATGATTAGGCATAGCTTAGATAACTTCCCGTCAATAGTTATTGTCTCAGCAGGGAAagacgatggtgatgaatgACAACGTCTGCCCGGCATCACCTTGCAGGCTTCAGCTTGCTGCGCCTTCTGATGCTTGGCCTCGTCTCAAGTCTCTGTAGTATTGAACGGCAGTTTCCACAGGCATAGCACAGAGTTTCATAAAGCAAGGGCAACTTGTGACGGACGCGAGCAGCCGATGGGGTTGCATTGCGGAGATGGAGGCTCATCTGGTGTGGTACTACTGTACTCGGTAGCTTGTCTCACATGGATGGGTTGAGAAATTTCTGTGTGCAGCAACGGGAGAAATAACGTGTCGAGGCCAAGTATCGAAAGTAGCTAGGTTCGCTGGTGGTTTAAGAAGGCGATGCAAGCGGTGTTTCGCAGTAATACTCCAAGCCCGTTCTCGTTTTGCACCATGGAAGCAGCTCACCAGCGACGGTTTACCAGATTGACCTTTTTGTCTTTTAATTGCCAGAACCGCTAAGCCTCCGAAGCACTGATGAGTAATAATAAtgagtacttaagtacttagaggAGGCAACCACCAACGTTCGGAGGTATATTGCGACGCGCAGCTTCGGCCTCGGGCTGACCTCCGCGCGAATGCACACACATGCATCCAAGTACTTATACAGAGAGACCACCCGCATCAGGCCAGgcttggcttcaatgttccttttTTGTCCGTTTGTGCAAATAATAGATGGCGCTGGGGGCGAGCATTTTCGGCGCGGCAGGGCGGACCCacgccaaagccgccaaagcTTAGCTGCGCGGTCCATCTCGAACCACGAAGTTGCCATCTAAAGTACTACTACGAGGCTGAGGTGCTCCGGTCTGGTGCCAGCATTTGAACCAGCCCTAAAGTTGACGCCGGCGATCGCTCTCGGAGGGGCCCAATTAGCGACTGGGGCCACCGAAGCCCAGCACTAGTCCAGGCGCCACCAGGGCCCAGGCCATCACGTGCGCAGGCTCAGTGCTGGGCACTTGTGGGTGTTGCAGTGGTTGAGTGCAGTGgtagtacagagtactccatgtccgcaGTAACATGAACATCAaacaagtctggttgatAACAAAATTGATTGAGCCACGCCGCCCCCAATCCTTGCATCCGGTCTTCtttctggtctggtgttttcAAGCAAGGCATTTGCCATTTGTTTCCTGCTGCCGCATCTCCCCATGACAAAATAGCTCCGGCGTACCGAGTAGTATATCCAACCAGCGGCAtccttcccttcccttcgCCGTCTCTCCATGTCATCTTCCATCGGCCATCTGCTGTCCGCCTCCCGCAAGCGACGTTGCTCTCTCGGTCTCTCGCCCTCTCGCCCTCTCTCCCCACTCCCCGTCACAGCAACACAAGGTCCAACACAAGGTCGATCCACTTGCATTTGCACAATCGCACAATTTAACCCAGTCGACCATTTTGTAAATCCGCCAGTGCCCACTCAACCGCGGTCCTGCCACCCTTACACCCCTTCCACCCCTTCCACCCGTCCCTTGGCTTTCTTGGGCTGCCACCCAACGTCCCAAGTTTGCCAGCCAGGGCACGCCTACTGGACCACCTGGGCCTCGCCTTAGCTCTGACCGCCTTCTTTCTAGAGTCGGCTGTGATTTGCAGGCTGCCTGCGTCCAAAGCCGGCTGTTCCATTATTACGACTCCGTTTCCCGTTTCCCGCTTCCCATTTCGCCCTTTCTGCTTCCCCTCCCACAGTTGTTGCCTCGCTCAACCTTCACCTACCAAACGCCCCATCGCAACGACTCAACTCTTTGCTCTGCAAAGTATCGCCTCTGCAACGGCAACTGTCACTTCGCGTAGTGGACAACGCCTTCCAGGAAATCGTACTGCTGCGACGAACCTTGCTCTGTCGGTTTCATAGTCGCCCTGTTGACGGCTTCGCCTCGGTCAAACGGCCTAAAACTTCACCATGAATGTTTTGTTGTCGCCGCAGCCTCCAGTTTTCCCACACCACCACGAAAACCCTCGTTTGTCTCCTCAGCGATCTGGTACGTATATATAGCCACCAAGTCTGCGTTGCAATCGTCCGTATTTTTGTGTGTTTGGCCATGGGCCCGCAGCTt is part of the Metarhizium brunneum chromosome 4, complete sequence genome and harbors:
- the NOP13 gene encoding Nucleolar protein 13 gives rise to the protein MESVKEEAIPQDGEGVTSTKRKSAIDQIEVDLTLPEPPSKRARRALKKGKPLPAKNDSSDEKAKADGDGEQRDKKEKARSEHGIWVGNLPFTITAAELRQWLVDNSGGVITDDSITRIKIPTSKDPGRDKSQKPANKGFAYVDFTDIAGKVAAIAISETELGHRKLLIKDSKSFEGRPAKEKEPEAVETGPDGKIKHGAEQKEEADPNASRKIFVGNMSFKTTEEDVWRNFEKCGEIDWVKVATFEDTGKCKGYGWVKFKQPEAAAWAVKGFVKVKEAVETEDDFNDGDDAEDRKQDQQKQFKTRKWWVNRMLGRELKLELAEDDQSRYKKRFGKDAQRQANGGERKGRPSQGRNGFKSRDEAASDNSGAKTEAPEKAAKPLKEAADIQVARLTGAVVKHTGTKMTFD